In the Helicobacter typhlonius genome, one interval contains:
- a CDS encoding GTPase has product MNPSHLREIYHNVKAKLHEINACLANQEGEYFKKQVLSLENVQKDLDSKLDSLNQDAEWDIFTIAFYGETNAGKSTLIEALRIYFGEKTKMDSWNEFKNIYEPFIKQKENLEQNIHEQEQAIDELSKYILEQMLLEQHKRKSLWYRFFSFFSTHSLAKQIKNLEKELDNKKSLYNQTQESLQTLLNRLLRLSDGNIIGDGRSDFTREVTSYIFSINNQNFQILDVPGIEGDEIQVNNSILSATRKAHCVFYITRVPTPPQKGDDNKKGTLEKIKEHLGAQTEVYSIFNKSITNTQRLEQALVNEGEKQSLQVLDEKMQEALGEHYVGRKELSAKVAFLALAECLFAESKKREREKFLSKYDSITLLQKSGFGEFADFIVRDLVKDTQGKIKKSHYNRANAILCGLQGLLTKISATYEKLLSDAKNEVDDTKNNLEHIKTQNLKAISNKIDECIEEFKINIRKYTYKLIDSDVSDKEFERLQKDIQEELDNLKRRISYMIQDFNYNLQIDFGHDISMDMKSGIDTVGIPFTLANSWNPVGWTAAALMGIAMLIGLGKSIYKFFSSDYKKSEQKRVANKNLERISENIKENTEKELEKLRRNVNEYMQTLQQECETVTEHIREPYIFICRTQKEVKQLTYQIQREGELP; this is encoded by the coding sequence ATGAATCCATCACATCTTAGGGAAATCTACCATAACGTTAAAGCCAAACTTCATGAAATCAATGCATGCCTCGCCAATCAAGAAGGGGAATATTTTAAAAAACAAGTTCTGTCTCTCGAAAATGTTCAAAAAGACCTTGATTCCAAGTTAGATTCCTTAAACCAAGATGCTGAATGGGATATTTTTACCATTGCATTCTATGGTGAAACCAATGCAGGAAAATCTACTCTCATTGAAGCCCTGCGGATTTATTTTGGAGAAAAAACAAAAATGGATTCATGGAATGAATTTAAAAATATCTATGAGCCATTTATAAAACAAAAAGAAAACTTGGAACAAAATATACATGAACAAGAACAAGCTATTGACGAATTATCTAAATATATTTTAGAACAAATGCTATTAGAACAACATAAGCGAAAATCTCTTTGGTATCGCTTTTTCTCATTTTTTAGCACCCATTCTCTAGCAAAACAAATTAAAAATCTTGAAAAAGAGCTTGATAATAAGAAATCACTCTACAATCAAACTCAAGAATCCTTACAGACCTTATTGAATAGATTGCTTCGCTTGAGTGATGGCAACATAATTGGCGATGGACGTTCGGATTTCACGCGTGAGGTAACTTCTTATATCTTTAGTATCAACAATCAAAACTTCCAAATCCTTGATGTGCCCGGCATTGAAGGCGATGAAATACAAGTGAACAATTCCATACTTTCCGCAACAAGGAAGGCGCATTGTGTGTTCTATATTACACGCGTGCCCACTCCTCCACAAAAGGGCGATGATAACAAAAAAGGCACGCTCGAAAAAATTAAAGAGCATTTAGGTGCACAAACAGAAGTATATAGTATCTTCAATAAATCCATCACCAATACTCAACGACTAGAACAAGCTTTGGTCAATGAGGGCGAAAAGCAAAGCCTACAAGTGCTCGATGAAAAAATGCAAGAAGCTTTGGGCGAACATTATGTTGGCAGAAAAGAGCTTTCTGCAAAAGTAGCCTTTCTGGCTCTTGCTGAATGTTTGTTTGCTGAAAGCAAGAAACGTGAGAGGGAAAAATTTTTAAGTAAATATGACTCGATAACCTTACTTCAGAAAAGTGGTTTTGGGGAATTTGCAGATTTTATTGTAAGGGATTTGGTCAAAGACACACAAGGCAAAATCAAAAAATCCCATTACAATAGAGCCAATGCAATACTTTGTGGACTTCAAGGATTACTTACAAAGATTTCTGCGACATACGAAAAACTTTTAAGCGATGCCAAAAATGAAGTAGATGATACAAAAAATAATCTTGAACACATCAAAACTCAAAACCTAAAAGCAATCTCAAATAAGATTGATGAATGTATCGAAGAATTTAAAATAAATATAAGGAAGTATACTTATAAACTCATTGATTCCGATGTGAGTGATAAAGAGTTTGAAAGACTACAAAAAGACATACAAGAAGAACTAGATAATCTCAAGAGACGCATTTCGTATATGATTCAAGACTTTAATTACAATCTTCAAATAGACTTTGGACATGATATATCTATGGACATGAAAAGTGGCATTGACACTGTGGGAATTCCTTTTACCCTGGCAAACTCTTGGAATCCCGTAGGCTGGACGGCTGCTGCACTAATGGGGATAGCGATGTTGATAGGTCTTGGTAAGTCTATATATAAATTTTTCAGCTCCGATTATAAAAAATCGGAGCAAAAAAGAGTAGCTAACAAAAATCTCGAAAGAATATCAGAAAATATCAAAGAAAACACAGAAAAAGAGCTGGAGAAGCTTCGCAGAAACGTAAATGAGTATATGCAAACGCTCCAACAAGAATGCGAAACAGTAACTGAACACATACGAGAGCCTTATATTTTTATTTGTCGAACACAAAAAGAAGTCAAGCAACTCACATACCAAATCCAACGCGAAGGAGAACTTCCATGA